A genomic stretch from Lepisosteus oculatus isolate fLepOcu1 chromosome 7, fLepOcu1.hap2, whole genome shotgun sequence includes:
- the LOC102692414 gene encoding cytosolic carboxypeptidase 2 isoform X6 yields the protein MAGLGWSATEKALAPEKCEELVLRHHLPRCGHCKAVDLASENKKGGAKLMKTHFSFYSSSSEDEDEDLVTEQTSEKEEYVEEWPSLRKNEASSSAVRLPRTTQVVFDFQSGKVIPRLREPRRLYGVTGPGPHSLSRWPQECEVIPEEIHHIEWAPPVPEPLCVPGNPKEVVQMAEEEGTLVYTADEASKEPCFSRSRAGGSRTPLKVAAVILSGPADTTLVFEARFESGNLLRAVKVGECDYELTLRTDLYTEKHTQWFYFRVSNTMAGVRYRFTITNLLKATSLYKKGQRPLLYSEKEAQKQRVGWHRIGEEVSYYRNGRQQSLHPCYSLSWTFLFPHDRDTCYFAHCYPYTYSNLRTYLSEIEQDPVRSQFCKIRMLCRSLAGNLVPVLTVTNPATREQEGVRKPAIVVTARIHPGETNSSWVMKGILDFLLGNSEDAALLRDTFVFKLVPMLNPDGVIVGNYRCSLTGRDLNRNYRSILRDFFPTLWATKNMIQRLCEERKVLLYCDLHGHSRKHNAFIYGCERTRFPEKQRHERIFPLMLSKNCPNMFSFQSCKFKVQRKKEGTGRVALWRMGVPNSFTLETSFCGSDMGDRKGTHFSISDLEALGFQFCDTLLDYYDPDRTKYMLCLRELQDMMKLEALLLVDMLNRHGESKISLSDHEGSISGSNSSDSDEPPAHLHDFASKLKPCKKYLKSKKERNKSSLFRFKDENLKRAAREPKKMENIREFLEKNESGFKPLIVTPAVPRRELSKWRNGQLKVSEHNSPNKKSEYLQNLMAEFLCSRMLLGIKHSPTAHDLYTQAPQLPLFSPHGSSVLLPRVHSSQKEHTVKQRQLPAITGLAAGDKGADSSSPVSWRVPKSYTAPASVTGKLNRYFSCSHKRTVEGKWESERVHHHQKPSVQR from the exons ATGGCAGGTTTAGGGTGGAGTGCAACAGAAAAGGCACTGGCTCCTGAAAAGTGCGAG GAATTGGTTCTGAGACATCATCTTCCTCGCTGTGGGCATTGCAAAG CAGTAGATTTGGCCAGTGAAAACAAGAAAGGAGGTGCAAAATTAATGAAGACACATTTCTCCTTCTACTCTTCATCCTCTGAAGATGAGGATGAAGATCTTGTGACAGAGCAAACAAGTGAGAAGGAAGAATATGTAGAGGAATGGCCTTCATTACGCAAGAATGAAG CCTCCTCCAGTGCTGTACGCCTGCCTAGAACAACGCAGGTGGTGTTTGACTTTCAGTCTGGGAAAGTCATACCTCGGCTCCGAGAGCCGCGCCGTCTTTACGGGGTGACCGGACCAGGACCTCATTCTCTCTCCCGCTGGCCTCAGGAATGTGAGGTCATTCCAGAGGAAATACATCACATCG AGTGGGCACCACCAGTCCCTGAACCCTTATGTGTACCAGGAAATCCAAAGGAAGTGGTGCAAATGGCCGAGGAAGAGGGCACACTGGTCTATACAGCAGATGAAG CAAGCAAGGAGCCTTGTTTTTCACGATCCCGGGCTGGCGGTAGCCGTACTCCTTTGAAGGTGGCTGCTGTGATTCTCTCGGGGCCGGCTGACACTACCTTGGTGTTTGAGGCTCGCTTTGAGAGTGGCAACCTGCTGAGGGCTGTCAAAGT agGCGAATGTGATTATGAACTCACCCTCAGAACCGACCTTTATACTGAGAAGCATACACAGTGGTTCTACTTCCGAGTCAGTAATACAATGGCAGGTGTCCGTTATCGGTTCACAATTACCAATCTCCTGAAGGCTACCAGTCTGTACAAAAAaggacagcgccccctgctaTACTCCGAGAAAGAAGCACAGAAGCAAAGGGTGGGCTGGCACCGTATTGGAGAAGAGGTGTCCTACTACCGCAATGGGAGACAGCAATCACTTCATCCCTGCTACTCACTGAGTTGGACTTTCTTGTTCCCCCATGATAGAGATACTTGTTACTTTGCGCACTGCTACCCCTACACCTACTCCAACCTACGAACATATCTCTCCGAGATTGAGCAGGATCCTGTGCGTTCCCAGTTCTGTAAAATAAGGATGCTGTGTCGCTCACTGGCTGGTAACCTGGTCCCAGTGCTTACTGTAACAAATCCAGCCACGAGGGAACAGGAAGGAGTTAGGAAGCCAGCAATAGTGGTGACTGCTCGCATTCATCCTGGAGAGACCAATAGTTCTTGGGTGATGAAGGGCATCCTTGATTTTCTTCTGGGGAACTCTGAAGATGCTGCACTTCTGAGAGACACTTTTGTCTTTAAACTGGTGCCGATGTTAAACCCTGATGGGGTTATTGTTGGTAACTACCGATGCTCCTTGACAGGCCGGGACTTGAATCGCAACTACAGGTCCATCTTGAGAGATTTCTTCCCCACATTGTGGGCTACCAAGAACATGATACAGCG GCTTTGTGAGGAGCGCAAGGTGCTGCTGTACTGTGATCTACATGGGCACAGCCGCAAACACAATGCCTTCATCTATGGCTGTGAGAGAACACGCTTCCCCGAGAAACAACGACATGAGCGAATCTTCCCTCTCATGTTGAGCAAGAATTGTCCCAACATG TTCTCCTTTCAGAGCTGCAAGTTCAAAGTGCAGCGCAAGAAGGAAGGAACAGGCCGTGTTGCCCTATGGAGAATGGGGGTCCCTAACAGCTTCACTTTGGAGACCTCCTTCTGTGGTTCTGACATGG GTGACAGGAAGGGAACCCATTTCAGCATATCTGACCTGGAGGCACttgggtttcaattctgtgACACACTGCTGGATTACTATGATCCTGACAGGACCAAG TACATGCTTTGCCTCAGAGAGCTACAGGACATGATGAAACTTGAAGCCTTACTGCTTGTTGACATGCTGAACAGGCATGGAGAGTCAAAGATCTCTCTCAGTGACCATGAAGGCAG TATTAGTGGCTCAAACAGTTCAGATTCCGATGAACCACCTGCTCACCTCCATGACTTTGCCAGCAAG CTTAAGCCATGTAAAAAGTACTTGAAGTCAAAGAAAGAGAGGAACAAATCTAGCCTTTTCAGATTCAAAGATGAAAACTTAAAAAGAGCTGCAAGAGAACCTAAAAAG ATGGAGAATATCAGagagtttcttgaaaaaaacgaATCTGGATTCAAACCT CTTATAGTGACCCCAGCTGTACCCAGAAGAGAGCTAAGCAAGTGGAGAAATGGGCAACTGAAAGTGTCTGAACACAACTCCCCAAACAAAAAG TCAGAATACTTGCAAAATTTGATGGCAGAATTCCTGTGCAGCAGGATGCTGCTGGGCATCAAACACTCCCCCACAG CACATGACCTCTACACTCAAGCCCCCCAGTTGCCTCTGTTCTCTCCTCATGGAAGTTCTGTTCTGCTGCCGCGTGTGCACAGTTCACAGAAAGAACACACTGTGAAACAAAGGCAACTACCAGCCATCACCGGCTTAGCAGCAGGGGATAAGGGGGCTGATAGCTCCTCTCCTGTTTCCT GGAGAGTTCCAAAATCCTACACAGCACCCGCAAGTGTGACTGGGAAGTTGAACAGGTACTTTTCATGTTCACACAAAAGAACAGT TGAAGGAAAATGGGAGTCAGAAAGAGTCCATCACCACCAGAAACCATCTGTGCAAAGGTGA
- the LOC102692414 gene encoding cytosolic carboxypeptidase 2 isoform X7, translated as MAGLGWSATEKALAPEKCEELVLRHHLPRCGHCKAVDLASENKKGGAKLMKTHFSFYSSSSEDEDEDLVTEQTSEKEEYVEEWPSLRKNEASSSAVRLPRTTQVVFDFQSGKVIPRLREPRRLYGVTGPGPHSLSRWPQECEVIPEEIHHIEWAPPVPEPLCVPGNPKEVVQMAEEEGTLVYTADEASKEPCFSRSRAGGSRTPLKVAAVILSGPADTTLVFEARFESGNLLRAVKVGECDYELTLRTDLYTEKHTQWFYFRVSNTMAGVRYRFTITNLLKATSLYKKGQRPLLYSEKEAQKQRVGWHRIGEEVSYYRNGRQQSLHPCYSLSWTFLFPHDRDTCYFAHCYPYTYSNLRTYLSEIEQDPVRSQFCKIRMLCRSLAGNLVPVLTVTNPATREQEGVRKPAIVVTARIHPGETNSSWVMKGILDFLLGNSEDAALLRDTFVFKLVPMLNPDGVIVGNYRCSLTGRDLNRNYRSILRDFFPTLWATKNMIQRLCEERKVLLYCDLHGHSRKHNAFIYGCERTRFPEKQRHERIFPLMLSKNCPNMFSFQSCKFKVQRKKEGTGRVALWRMGVPNSFTLETSFCGSDMGDRKGTHFSISDLEALGFQFCDTLLDYYDPDRTKYMLCLRELQDMMKLEALLLVDMLNRHGESKISLSDHEGSISGSNSSDSDEPPAHLHDFASKLKPCKKYLKSKKERNKSSLFRFKDENLKRAAREPKKMENIREFLEKNESGFKPLIVTPAVPRRELSKWRNGQLKVSEHNSPNKKMSVLYLVFDSKRSVITSKSEYLQNLMAEFLCSRMLLGIKHSPTGRVPKSYTAPASVTGKLNRYFSCSHKRTVEGKWESERVHHHQKPSVQR; from the exons ATGGCAGGTTTAGGGTGGAGTGCAACAGAAAAGGCACTGGCTCCTGAAAAGTGCGAG GAATTGGTTCTGAGACATCATCTTCCTCGCTGTGGGCATTGCAAAG CAGTAGATTTGGCCAGTGAAAACAAGAAAGGAGGTGCAAAATTAATGAAGACACATTTCTCCTTCTACTCTTCATCCTCTGAAGATGAGGATGAAGATCTTGTGACAGAGCAAACAAGTGAGAAGGAAGAATATGTAGAGGAATGGCCTTCATTACGCAAGAATGAAG CCTCCTCCAGTGCTGTACGCCTGCCTAGAACAACGCAGGTGGTGTTTGACTTTCAGTCTGGGAAAGTCATACCTCGGCTCCGAGAGCCGCGCCGTCTTTACGGGGTGACCGGACCAGGACCTCATTCTCTCTCCCGCTGGCCTCAGGAATGTGAGGTCATTCCAGAGGAAATACATCACATCG AGTGGGCACCACCAGTCCCTGAACCCTTATGTGTACCAGGAAATCCAAAGGAAGTGGTGCAAATGGCCGAGGAAGAGGGCACACTGGTCTATACAGCAGATGAAG CAAGCAAGGAGCCTTGTTTTTCACGATCCCGGGCTGGCGGTAGCCGTACTCCTTTGAAGGTGGCTGCTGTGATTCTCTCGGGGCCGGCTGACACTACCTTGGTGTTTGAGGCTCGCTTTGAGAGTGGCAACCTGCTGAGGGCTGTCAAAGT agGCGAATGTGATTATGAACTCACCCTCAGAACCGACCTTTATACTGAGAAGCATACACAGTGGTTCTACTTCCGAGTCAGTAATACAATGGCAGGTGTCCGTTATCGGTTCACAATTACCAATCTCCTGAAGGCTACCAGTCTGTACAAAAAaggacagcgccccctgctaTACTCCGAGAAAGAAGCACAGAAGCAAAGGGTGGGCTGGCACCGTATTGGAGAAGAGGTGTCCTACTACCGCAATGGGAGACAGCAATCACTTCATCCCTGCTACTCACTGAGTTGGACTTTCTTGTTCCCCCATGATAGAGATACTTGTTACTTTGCGCACTGCTACCCCTACACCTACTCCAACCTACGAACATATCTCTCCGAGATTGAGCAGGATCCTGTGCGTTCCCAGTTCTGTAAAATAAGGATGCTGTGTCGCTCACTGGCTGGTAACCTGGTCCCAGTGCTTACTGTAACAAATCCAGCCACGAGGGAACAGGAAGGAGTTAGGAAGCCAGCAATAGTGGTGACTGCTCGCATTCATCCTGGAGAGACCAATAGTTCTTGGGTGATGAAGGGCATCCTTGATTTTCTTCTGGGGAACTCTGAAGATGCTGCACTTCTGAGAGACACTTTTGTCTTTAAACTGGTGCCGATGTTAAACCCTGATGGGGTTATTGTTGGTAACTACCGATGCTCCTTGACAGGCCGGGACTTGAATCGCAACTACAGGTCCATCTTGAGAGATTTCTTCCCCACATTGTGGGCTACCAAGAACATGATACAGCG GCTTTGTGAGGAGCGCAAGGTGCTGCTGTACTGTGATCTACATGGGCACAGCCGCAAACACAATGCCTTCATCTATGGCTGTGAGAGAACACGCTTCCCCGAGAAACAACGACATGAGCGAATCTTCCCTCTCATGTTGAGCAAGAATTGTCCCAACATG TTCTCCTTTCAGAGCTGCAAGTTCAAAGTGCAGCGCAAGAAGGAAGGAACAGGCCGTGTTGCCCTATGGAGAATGGGGGTCCCTAACAGCTTCACTTTGGAGACCTCCTTCTGTGGTTCTGACATGG GTGACAGGAAGGGAACCCATTTCAGCATATCTGACCTGGAGGCACttgggtttcaattctgtgACACACTGCTGGATTACTATGATCCTGACAGGACCAAG TACATGCTTTGCCTCAGAGAGCTACAGGACATGATGAAACTTGAAGCCTTACTGCTTGTTGACATGCTGAACAGGCATGGAGAGTCAAAGATCTCTCTCAGTGACCATGAAGGCAG TATTAGTGGCTCAAACAGTTCAGATTCCGATGAACCACCTGCTCACCTCCATGACTTTGCCAGCAAG CTTAAGCCATGTAAAAAGTACTTGAAGTCAAAGAAAGAGAGGAACAAATCTAGCCTTTTCAGATTCAAAGATGAAAACTTAAAAAGAGCTGCAAGAGAACCTAAAAAG ATGGAGAATATCAGagagtttcttgaaaaaaacgaATCTGGATTCAAACCT CTTATAGTGACCCCAGCTGTACCCAGAAGAGAGCTAAGCAAGTGGAGAAATGGGCAACTGAAAGTGTCTGAACACAACTCCCCAAACAAAAAG ATGTCCGTCCTTTACCTCGTGTTTGACTCTAAAAGGAGTGTCATCACTTCAAAG TCAGAATACTTGCAAAATTTGATGGCAGAATTCCTGTGCAGCAGGATGCTGCTGGGCATCAAACACTCCCCCACAG GGAGAGTTCCAAAATCCTACACAGCACCCGCAAGTGTGACTGGGAAGTTGAACAGGTACTTTTCATGTTCACACAAAAGAACAGT TGAAGGAAAATGGGAGTCAGAAAGAGTCCATCACCACCAGAAACCATCTGTGCAAAGGTGA
- the LOC102692414 gene encoding cytosolic carboxypeptidase 2 isoform X1, translated as MAGLGWSATEKALAPEKCEELVLRHHLPRCGHCKAVDLASENKKGGAKLMKTHFSFYSSSSEDEDEDLVTEQTSEKEEYVEEWPSLRKNEASSSAVRLPRTTQVVFDFQSGKVIPRLREPRRLYGVTGPGPHSLSRWPQECEVIPEEIHHIEWAPPVPEPLCVPGNPKEVVQMAEEEGTLVYTADEASKEPCFSRSRAGGSRTPLKVAAVILSGPADTTLVFEARFESGNLLRAVKVGECDYELTLRTDLYTEKHTQWFYFRVSNTMAGVRYRFTITNLLKATSLYKKGQRPLLYSEKEAQKQRVGWHRIGEEVSYYRNGRQQSLHPCYSLSWTFLFPHDRDTCYFAHCYPYTYSNLRTYLSEIEQDPVRSQFCKIRMLCRSLAGNLVPVLTVTNPATREQEGVRKPAIVVTARIHPGETNSSWVMKGILDFLLGNSEDAALLRDTFVFKLVPMLNPDGVIVGNYRCSLTGRDLNRNYRSILRDFFPTLWATKNMIQRLCEERKVLLYCDLHGHSRKHNAFIYGCERTRFPEKQRHERIFPLMLSKNCPNMFSFQSCKFKVQRKKEGTGRVALWRMGVPNSFTLETSFCGSDMGDRKGTHFSISDLEALGFQFCDTLLDYYDPDRTKYMLCLRELQDMMKLEALLLVDMLNRHGESKISLSDHEGSISGSNSSDSDEPPAHLHDFASKLKPCKKYLKSKKERNKSSLFRFKDENLKRAAREPKKMENIREFLEKNESGFKPLIVTPAVPRRELSKWRNGQLKVSEHNSPNKKMSVLYLVFDSKRSVITSKSEYLQNLMAEFLCSRMLLGIKHSPTENSVNEDFFCFAAHDLYTQAPQLPLFSPHGSSVLLPRVHSSQKEHTVKQRQLPAITGLAAGDKGADSSSPVSWRVPKSYTAPASVTGKLNRYFSCSHKRTVEGKWESERVHHHQKPSVQR; from the exons ATGGCAGGTTTAGGGTGGAGTGCAACAGAAAAGGCACTGGCTCCTGAAAAGTGCGAG GAATTGGTTCTGAGACATCATCTTCCTCGCTGTGGGCATTGCAAAG CAGTAGATTTGGCCAGTGAAAACAAGAAAGGAGGTGCAAAATTAATGAAGACACATTTCTCCTTCTACTCTTCATCCTCTGAAGATGAGGATGAAGATCTTGTGACAGAGCAAACAAGTGAGAAGGAAGAATATGTAGAGGAATGGCCTTCATTACGCAAGAATGAAG CCTCCTCCAGTGCTGTACGCCTGCCTAGAACAACGCAGGTGGTGTTTGACTTTCAGTCTGGGAAAGTCATACCTCGGCTCCGAGAGCCGCGCCGTCTTTACGGGGTGACCGGACCAGGACCTCATTCTCTCTCCCGCTGGCCTCAGGAATGTGAGGTCATTCCAGAGGAAATACATCACATCG AGTGGGCACCACCAGTCCCTGAACCCTTATGTGTACCAGGAAATCCAAAGGAAGTGGTGCAAATGGCCGAGGAAGAGGGCACACTGGTCTATACAGCAGATGAAG CAAGCAAGGAGCCTTGTTTTTCACGATCCCGGGCTGGCGGTAGCCGTACTCCTTTGAAGGTGGCTGCTGTGATTCTCTCGGGGCCGGCTGACACTACCTTGGTGTTTGAGGCTCGCTTTGAGAGTGGCAACCTGCTGAGGGCTGTCAAAGT agGCGAATGTGATTATGAACTCACCCTCAGAACCGACCTTTATACTGAGAAGCATACACAGTGGTTCTACTTCCGAGTCAGTAATACAATGGCAGGTGTCCGTTATCGGTTCACAATTACCAATCTCCTGAAGGCTACCAGTCTGTACAAAAAaggacagcgccccctgctaTACTCCGAGAAAGAAGCACAGAAGCAAAGGGTGGGCTGGCACCGTATTGGAGAAGAGGTGTCCTACTACCGCAATGGGAGACAGCAATCACTTCATCCCTGCTACTCACTGAGTTGGACTTTCTTGTTCCCCCATGATAGAGATACTTGTTACTTTGCGCACTGCTACCCCTACACCTACTCCAACCTACGAACATATCTCTCCGAGATTGAGCAGGATCCTGTGCGTTCCCAGTTCTGTAAAATAAGGATGCTGTGTCGCTCACTGGCTGGTAACCTGGTCCCAGTGCTTACTGTAACAAATCCAGCCACGAGGGAACAGGAAGGAGTTAGGAAGCCAGCAATAGTGGTGACTGCTCGCATTCATCCTGGAGAGACCAATAGTTCTTGGGTGATGAAGGGCATCCTTGATTTTCTTCTGGGGAACTCTGAAGATGCTGCACTTCTGAGAGACACTTTTGTCTTTAAACTGGTGCCGATGTTAAACCCTGATGGGGTTATTGTTGGTAACTACCGATGCTCCTTGACAGGCCGGGACTTGAATCGCAACTACAGGTCCATCTTGAGAGATTTCTTCCCCACATTGTGGGCTACCAAGAACATGATACAGCG GCTTTGTGAGGAGCGCAAGGTGCTGCTGTACTGTGATCTACATGGGCACAGCCGCAAACACAATGCCTTCATCTATGGCTGTGAGAGAACACGCTTCCCCGAGAAACAACGACATGAGCGAATCTTCCCTCTCATGTTGAGCAAGAATTGTCCCAACATG TTCTCCTTTCAGAGCTGCAAGTTCAAAGTGCAGCGCAAGAAGGAAGGAACAGGCCGTGTTGCCCTATGGAGAATGGGGGTCCCTAACAGCTTCACTTTGGAGACCTCCTTCTGTGGTTCTGACATGG GTGACAGGAAGGGAACCCATTTCAGCATATCTGACCTGGAGGCACttgggtttcaattctgtgACACACTGCTGGATTACTATGATCCTGACAGGACCAAG TACATGCTTTGCCTCAGAGAGCTACAGGACATGATGAAACTTGAAGCCTTACTGCTTGTTGACATGCTGAACAGGCATGGAGAGTCAAAGATCTCTCTCAGTGACCATGAAGGCAG TATTAGTGGCTCAAACAGTTCAGATTCCGATGAACCACCTGCTCACCTCCATGACTTTGCCAGCAAG CTTAAGCCATGTAAAAAGTACTTGAAGTCAAAGAAAGAGAGGAACAAATCTAGCCTTTTCAGATTCAAAGATGAAAACTTAAAAAGAGCTGCAAGAGAACCTAAAAAG ATGGAGAATATCAGagagtttcttgaaaaaaacgaATCTGGATTCAAACCT CTTATAGTGACCCCAGCTGTACCCAGAAGAGAGCTAAGCAAGTGGAGAAATGGGCAACTGAAAGTGTCTGAACACAACTCCCCAAACAAAAAG ATGTCCGTCCTTTACCTCGTGTTTGACTCTAAAAGGAGTGTCATCACTTCAAAG TCAGAATACTTGCAAAATTTGATGGCAGAATTCCTGTGCAGCAGGATGCTGCTGGGCATCAAACACTCCCCCACAG aaaACAGTGTCAATGAAGATTTTTTCTGTTTCGCAGCACATGACCTCTACACTCAAGCCCCCCAGTTGCCTCTGTTCTCTCCTCATGGAAGTTCTGTTCTGCTGCCGCGTGTGCACAGTTCACAGAAAGAACACACTGTGAAACAAAGGCAACTACCAGCCATCACCGGCTTAGCAGCAGGGGATAAGGGGGCTGATAGCTCCTCTCCTGTTTCCT GGAGAGTTCCAAAATCCTACACAGCACCCGCAAGTGTGACTGGGAAGTTGAACAGGTACTTTTCATGTTCACACAAAAGAACAGT TGAAGGAAAATGGGAGTCAGAAAGAGTCCATCACCACCAGAAACCATCTGTGCAAAGGTGA
- the LOC102692414 gene encoding cytosolic carboxypeptidase 2 isoform X5, with product MAGLGWSATEKALAPEKCEELVLRHHLPRCGHCKAVDLASENKKGGAKLMKTHFSFYSSSSEDEDEDLVTEQTSEKEEYVEEWPSLRKNEASSSAVRLPRTTQVVFDFQSGKVIPRLREPRRLYGVTGPGPHSLSRWPQECEVIPEEIHHIEWAPPVPEPLCVPGNPKEVVQMAEEEGTLVYTADEASKEPCFSRSRAGGSRTPLKVAAVILSGPADTTLVFEARFESGNLLRAVKVGECDYELTLRTDLYTEKHTQWFYFRVSNTMAGVRYRFTITNLLKATSLYKKGQRPLLYSEKEAQKQRVGWHRIGEEVSYYRNGRQQSLHPCYSLSWTFLFPHDRDTCYFAHCYPYTYSNLRTYLSEIEQDPVRSQFCKIRMLCRSLAGNLVPVLTVTNPATREQEGVRKPAIVVTARIHPGETNSSWVMKGILDFLLGNSEDAALLRDTFVFKLVPMLNPDGVIVGNYRCSLTGRDLNRNYRSILRDFFPTLWATKNMIQRLCEERKVLLYCDLHGHSRKHNAFIYGCERTRFPEKQRHERIFPLMLSKNCPNMFSFQSCKFKVQRKKEGTGRVALWRMGVPNSFTLETSFCGSDMGDRKGTHFSISDLEALGFQFCDTLLDYYDPDRTKYMLCLRELQDMMKLEALLLVDMLNRHGESKISLSDHEGSISGSNSSDSDEPPAHLHDFASKLKPCKKYLKSKKERNKSSLFRFKDENLKRAAREPKKMENIREFLEKNESGFKPLIVTPAVPRRELSKWRNGQLKVSEHNSPNKKSEYLQNLMAEFLCSRMLLGIKHSPTENSVNEDFFCFAAHDLYTQAPQLPLFSPHGSSVLLPRVHSSQKEHTVKQRQLPAITGLAAGDKGADSSSPVSWRVPKSYTAPASVTGKLNRYFSCSHKRTVEGKWESERVHHHQKPSVQR from the exons ATGGCAGGTTTAGGGTGGAGTGCAACAGAAAAGGCACTGGCTCCTGAAAAGTGCGAG GAATTGGTTCTGAGACATCATCTTCCTCGCTGTGGGCATTGCAAAG CAGTAGATTTGGCCAGTGAAAACAAGAAAGGAGGTGCAAAATTAATGAAGACACATTTCTCCTTCTACTCTTCATCCTCTGAAGATGAGGATGAAGATCTTGTGACAGAGCAAACAAGTGAGAAGGAAGAATATGTAGAGGAATGGCCTTCATTACGCAAGAATGAAG CCTCCTCCAGTGCTGTACGCCTGCCTAGAACAACGCAGGTGGTGTTTGACTTTCAGTCTGGGAAAGTCATACCTCGGCTCCGAGAGCCGCGCCGTCTTTACGGGGTGACCGGACCAGGACCTCATTCTCTCTCCCGCTGGCCTCAGGAATGTGAGGTCATTCCAGAGGAAATACATCACATCG AGTGGGCACCACCAGTCCCTGAACCCTTATGTGTACCAGGAAATCCAAAGGAAGTGGTGCAAATGGCCGAGGAAGAGGGCACACTGGTCTATACAGCAGATGAAG CAAGCAAGGAGCCTTGTTTTTCACGATCCCGGGCTGGCGGTAGCCGTACTCCTTTGAAGGTGGCTGCTGTGATTCTCTCGGGGCCGGCTGACACTACCTTGGTGTTTGAGGCTCGCTTTGAGAGTGGCAACCTGCTGAGGGCTGTCAAAGT agGCGAATGTGATTATGAACTCACCCTCAGAACCGACCTTTATACTGAGAAGCATACACAGTGGTTCTACTTCCGAGTCAGTAATACAATGGCAGGTGTCCGTTATCGGTTCACAATTACCAATCTCCTGAAGGCTACCAGTCTGTACAAAAAaggacagcgccccctgctaTACTCCGAGAAAGAAGCACAGAAGCAAAGGGTGGGCTGGCACCGTATTGGAGAAGAGGTGTCCTACTACCGCAATGGGAGACAGCAATCACTTCATCCCTGCTACTCACTGAGTTGGACTTTCTTGTTCCCCCATGATAGAGATACTTGTTACTTTGCGCACTGCTACCCCTACACCTACTCCAACCTACGAACATATCTCTCCGAGATTGAGCAGGATCCTGTGCGTTCCCAGTTCTGTAAAATAAGGATGCTGTGTCGCTCACTGGCTGGTAACCTGGTCCCAGTGCTTACTGTAACAAATCCAGCCACGAGGGAACAGGAAGGAGTTAGGAAGCCAGCAATAGTGGTGACTGCTCGCATTCATCCTGGAGAGACCAATAGTTCTTGGGTGATGAAGGGCATCCTTGATTTTCTTCTGGGGAACTCTGAAGATGCTGCACTTCTGAGAGACACTTTTGTCTTTAAACTGGTGCCGATGTTAAACCCTGATGGGGTTATTGTTGGTAACTACCGATGCTCCTTGACAGGCCGGGACTTGAATCGCAACTACAGGTCCATCTTGAGAGATTTCTTCCCCACATTGTGGGCTACCAAGAACATGATACAGCG GCTTTGTGAGGAGCGCAAGGTGCTGCTGTACTGTGATCTACATGGGCACAGCCGCAAACACAATGCCTTCATCTATGGCTGTGAGAGAACACGCTTCCCCGAGAAACAACGACATGAGCGAATCTTCCCTCTCATGTTGAGCAAGAATTGTCCCAACATG TTCTCCTTTCAGAGCTGCAAGTTCAAAGTGCAGCGCAAGAAGGAAGGAACAGGCCGTGTTGCCCTATGGAGAATGGGGGTCCCTAACAGCTTCACTTTGGAGACCTCCTTCTGTGGTTCTGACATGG GTGACAGGAAGGGAACCCATTTCAGCATATCTGACCTGGAGGCACttgggtttcaattctgtgACACACTGCTGGATTACTATGATCCTGACAGGACCAAG TACATGCTTTGCCTCAGAGAGCTACAGGACATGATGAAACTTGAAGCCTTACTGCTTGTTGACATGCTGAACAGGCATGGAGAGTCAAAGATCTCTCTCAGTGACCATGAAGGCAG TATTAGTGGCTCAAACAGTTCAGATTCCGATGAACCACCTGCTCACCTCCATGACTTTGCCAGCAAG CTTAAGCCATGTAAAAAGTACTTGAAGTCAAAGAAAGAGAGGAACAAATCTAGCCTTTTCAGATTCAAAGATGAAAACTTAAAAAGAGCTGCAAGAGAACCTAAAAAG ATGGAGAATATCAGagagtttcttgaaaaaaacgaATCTGGATTCAAACCT CTTATAGTGACCCCAGCTGTACCCAGAAGAGAGCTAAGCAAGTGGAGAAATGGGCAACTGAAAGTGTCTGAACACAACTCCCCAAACAAAAAG TCAGAATACTTGCAAAATTTGATGGCAGAATTCCTGTGCAGCAGGATGCTGCTGGGCATCAAACACTCCCCCACAG aaaACAGTGTCAATGAAGATTTTTTCTGTTTCGCAGCACATGACCTCTACACTCAAGCCCCCCAGTTGCCTCTGTTCTCTCCTCATGGAAGTTCTGTTCTGCTGCCGCGTGTGCACAGTTCACAGAAAGAACACACTGTGAAACAAAGGCAACTACCAGCCATCACCGGCTTAGCAGCAGGGGATAAGGGGGCTGATAGCTCCTCTCCTGTTTCCT GGAGAGTTCCAAAATCCTACACAGCACCCGCAAGTGTGACTGGGAAGTTGAACAGGTACTTTTCATGTTCACACAAAAGAACAGT TGAAGGAAAATGGGAGTCAGAAAGAGTCCATCACCACCAGAAACCATCTGTGCAAAGGTGA